In Anopheles gambiae chromosome 2, idAnoGambNW_F1_1, whole genome shotgun sequence, a single window of DNA contains:
- the LOC1277253 gene encoding protein phosphatase 1 regulatory subunit 12A isoform X3 → MSLDNRNTSAQYKRAEQLKRWEESEMNKKLSGAPKSPSSRRIKFSSGCIFLAACVAGDKEEVEWLLKNGADIDTANVDGLTALHQACIDDNLDMVEFLVQKGADVNRKDNEGWTPLHATASCGFLSIARYLIENGADLASINSDGELAVDLANSDAMEDLIQHHLDEQGIDCEEARQAEERIMLSDATKWLRTDSPDCDKAHPKTGATAIHVAAAKGYIGVLKLLLEGRGDIDRQDVDGWTPLHAAAYWGQKEATQMLLNASADIDVQNYSGQLAIDIAQDDIVPLLKDARKNGKRTKRRPPSHGNRITDNFENSTETPTKVIRVEVKPIDSNKEKEAGGSVAVDYGDDDDGGENVAEALPESPQVAGDQEEEEAADEKDEEEDEETMDDTVDEALEEEEEVEEEEVEEEEEEEEEDAEEEEEQQEHVSAQASRPGEDVTDSSIGSVPYQQVLPSPAQINQTKGAESEEEEEEEEEENGSVSSEPYSSSNPSADSSMTESETDELLPRPVPIISRPTPVPLTTQIVAPKPRVTEPPVPSNNAAPAIANNPAAPPTAPWRRARAVPTPVPRHFYEEAQQPPADDVVDYANLVFTSKRNLVSEKENKPTEPDVILRRTQSFESDEKFYQRYAELRARIQANSCPHTILPSTPINTKTSTASNNNNNSSNNNNNNNSTTTTTTATTPASNISSYLVQRSASLKDHRTLRKTTSNLVLGSTTTSPSSATGPASGATTNLVPPAATGTGAANNTTGSTTGSSGAVSPPTSPSGTPTTTPTAGQIRSSIPTPITLNSHKNTTMSNNTDNSSSTTTTTPFGDRYRKRYEDQPETVRKPSATNSTVANDHTSSTTTSAPEAADHTAHETTLTPATGPETNKNHSLFELNRKYIEQAQKTKINNERNKFLSSLNEKRQQQLQEQQQQQEQQQQRRQQPAEQPRGGGRYDGRPGKPEASQEEASFEEPAAVKLIMPSYTAAPAPTAVLEQQPPAGTTPVTTSPSSNKLSPGNIFKNFFKSFVPPTRDEESETQRKAHAKRVRETRRSTQGVTLDEIKSAEQLVKKKNATGTGNENDTMAPATATATTTTTTTPSSPSSLSSTASPSFTNDRVPAVGSTGDQQQQQQGSNHVTEASAAHDATSGGVGGGSTKVEEIAVAASFTLAAPGSSLDDGGDGGGGGGGGGGHRRHRRSVAGMDEEEEDDSKVTVSYTISAPVRQSSPSPRAVASAVAVSNSKESADPLDGTGAGDVPAVTATFHVPAAASEPMVATSATIRTSSGAAGGVVSNSDSNTTTTTTTTNTSNNNNTSASSNTNHNTAATTYTKRSLFDIDNANSLTLAEKLRHEANKYAIAAVADGDLDSHLVARVPASNSGTTNSGGGGGGESNSTSTNAPADNSAASAGAAVPPSPTLRKAEPATTTTTGVTAERRPSWRLKVDGGSKFKLEDASTPNAATQSSSVASGGSVYEPSGPANQAPEHGLTTTKLTSSSALAQRRAHQQNGDSSSTATTGTTSSSVASSRPLSAPASGLAAGEQYNRVPGSAATAAGEQQTGAAATDPNSPLHHLRRPPKSAGEENKENDKENDSRSTAQATQAVIQRRRRQKRRSTGVVSVGMEDLDPDRQDSPVDGDEKETGSERGRSRVGSTASELDTANQPQDSTRENGGDCIDYKALYEQEKVDNDKLKMALRKKDEEVVTLKAALDRFTTATTKNNSLSELEKRERRAMERKMSEMEEELKLLEALRTENQRLKDENGALIRVISKLSR, encoded by the exons GCGTGCATCGATGACAATCTGGACATGGTGGAGTTTCTCGTACAGAAAGGTGCCGACGTCAACCGGAAGGACAACGAAGGCTGGACACCGTTGCATGCCACAGCATCATGCGG CTTTCTTAGTATAGCACGCTATCTGATAGAGAACGGTGCCGACCTGGCGTCGATCAACAGCGATGGCGAGCTGGCGGTCGATCTCGCCAACTCGGACGCGATGGAGGACCTGATCCAGCACCACCTGGACGAGCAGGGCATCGACTGCGAGGAGGCGCGCCAGGCGGAGGAGCGCATCATGCTGAGCGACGCGACCAAGTGGCTCCGCACGGACAGCCCGGACTGTGATAAGGCGCACCCGAAGACGGGCGCCACCGCGATACATGTCGCCGCCGCCAAGGGCTACATCGGcgtgctgaagctgctgctcgagGGCCGGGGCGACATCGACCGGCAGGACGTGGACGGCTGGACGCCGCTGCACGCGGCCGCCTACTGGGGCCAGAAGGAAGCCACACAGATGCTGCTGAACGCGAGCGCCGACATCGACGTGCAGAACTACAGCGGCCAGCTGGCGATCGACATTGCCCAGGACGATATCGTGCCTTTGCTGAAGGATGCCCGCAAGAACGGGAAGCGCACGAAGCGCAGACCACCTAGTCACGGAAATAG GATTACGGACAACTTCGAAAATAGTACGGAAACGCCGACCAAGGTGATTCGGGTCGAGGTGAAACCGATTGACAGCAATAAGGAGAAGGAAG CTGGTGGATCCGTCGCCGTCGActacggcgacgacgacgatggcggGGAAAATGTTGCCGAAGCGCTTCCGGAATCCCCGCAAGTTGCAGGAgaccaagaagaagaagaagcagcagatGAAAAAGATGAAGAGGAGGATGAGGAGACGATGGATGATACGGTAGACGAGGCGctggaagaggaagaggaggtagaggaggaggaagtggaagaggaagaggaagaagaggaggaagacgcagaggaagaagaggagcAACAAGAGCACGTCAGTGCGCAAGCGAGCCGTCCAGGCGAGGACGTAACCGATTCGTCCATCGGTAGCGTGCCGTACCAGCAAGTTCTTCCTTCACCCGCACAAATCAACCAAACAAAGGGTGCCGAAAgcgaggaagaggaagaggaggaagaagaggaaaatgGCAGCGTATCGTCGGAACCGTACTCCTCCTCGAATCCGTCCGCCGATAGTAGTATGACCGAGTCCGAAACAG ACGAACTGTTGCCACGGCCCGTTCCAATCATCTCGCGACCGACGCCGGTTCCACTGACCACACAAATTGTAGCGCCGAAGCCACGTGTAACGGAGCCGCCGGTACCGTCGAACAATGCCGCTCCAGCGATCGCTAACAATCCAGCGGCTCCACCAACGGCACCGTGGCGCCGTGCGCGTGCCGTACCGACGCCTGTGCCGCGCCACTTCTACGAGGAAGCACAGCAACCGCCGGCCGATGATGTCGTCGACTACGCTAACCTCGTTTTCACGTCCAAGCGCAACC TAGTTtcggaaaaggaaaataaaccaACCGAACCGGATGTGATACTGAGGAGAACCCAGAGCTTCGAGAGTGACGAAAA GTTCTACCAGCGGTATGCCGAGCTGCGAGCACGAATACAGGCTAACTCATGCCCCCACACGATCCTACCATCGACGCCTATTAACACTAAAACCAGTACCGcctcgaacaacaacaacaacagcagcaacaacaacaacaataacaatagtactaccactaccactacggCGACGACGCCTGCATCGAACATTTCGTCGTATCTGGTGCAGCGGTCCGCCTCACTGAAGGATCATCGGACACTAAG gaaAACAACAAGCAATTTGGTCCTGGGAAGCACGACCACATCACCGTCATCGGCGACCGGACCGGCGTCCGGCGCAACCACCAACCTCGTGCCTCCAGCAGCAACCGGTACGGGTGCAGCGAACAACACAACGGGCAGCACCACGGGCAGCTCCGGTGCCGTCTCGCCACCGACCAGTCCGTCCGGAACGCCGACGACAACGCCCACTGCCGGACAGATCAGAAG CTCCATACCCACACCAATCACCCTCAACAGCCACAAGAATACCACCATGAGCAACAACACTGATAACagtagcagcaccaccaccaccacaccgttCGGTGATCGCTACCGGAAGCGGTACGAGGATCAACCGGAGACGGTGCGCAAACCCTCGGCAACGAATAGCACGGTTGCGAATGATCATACCTCATCCACCACCACATCCGCTCCCGAGGCGGCCGATCACACGGCGCACGAGACCACGCTCACACCGGCCACCGGGCCCGAAACGAACAAGAACCACAGCCTGTTCGAACTCAACCGCAAATACATTGAGCAGGCGCAGAAGACGAAGATCAATAATGAGCGCAATAAATTTCTCTCCTCACTCAACGAGAAGAGACAACAGCAGCttcaggagcagcagcagcagcaggagcaacagcagcaacgacgtCAGCAACCAGCCGAACAGCCGAGGGGTGGTGGACGGTACGATGGCAGACCAGGCAAGCCGGAAGCGTCACAAGAGGAGGCGTCGTTCGAGGAACCGGCGGCAGTGAAGTTAATCATGCCATCGTACACCGCAGCTCCGGCTCCAACAGCGGTGCTGGAACAGCAGCCACCCGCGGGAACAACGCCGGTGACGACCAGCCCCTCGTCGAACAAGCTGTCGCCtggaaatattttcaaaaacttTTTCAA ATCATTTGTACCACCGACGCGGGACGAAGAGAGCGAAACGCAACGCAAGGCCCATGCCAAGCGCGTCCGGGAGACGCGCCGCTCGACCCAGGGCGTCACGCTGGACGAGATCAAGAGTGCCGAGCAGCTGGTCAAGAAGAAGAACGCTACCGGAACGGGCAACGAA AACGACACAATGGCACCCGCGACTGcgacagcaacgacaacaaccaCGACAacgccatcatcaccatcctcATTATCATCCACTGCATCACCCTCATTTACCAACGATCGTGTGCCGGCGGTCGGCAGCACTggcgaccagcagcagcagcagcaaggcaGCAATCACGTAACGGAAGCATCCGCAGCACATGATGCGACCAGCGGCGGCGTTGGTGGTGGGTCGACGAAGGTGGAAGAAATCGCCGTGGCGGCTAGTTTCACGCTAGCCGCACCGGGATCGTCACTCGATGACGGTGGCGACGGTGGCggaggtggtggaggaggaggaggccaCCGAAGGCACCGTCGCAGTGTGGCCGGcatggacgaggaggaggaggatgacaGCAAGGTGACGGTGTCGTATACGATCAGTGCCCCGGTACGGCAGAGCTCGCCCAGCCCGAGGGCGGTGGCGTCGGCGGTGGCAGTGAGCAACTCCAAAGAAAGTGCCGATCCACTGGATGGAACCGGCGCTGGCGATGTTCCTGCCGTAACGGCAACGTTCCacgtgccagcagccgcgagCGAGCCGATGGTGGCGACCTCGGCCACCATCCGAACGTCGTCCGGCGCAGCGGGTGGTGTCGTGAGTAATAGTGATAGtaataccaccaccaccaccaccaccaccaacacctccaacaacaacaacaccagtgCATCCTCTAATACCAACCACAACACAGCCGCCACCACCTACACTAAACGTTCACTGTTCGATATCGATAACGCGAACTCACTAACACTGGCCGAGAAGCTGCGCCACGAGGCGAACAAGTACGCGATCGCGGCCGTGGCGGACGGCGACCTGGACAGCCACCTGGTGGCCCGGGTCCCCGCCAGCAACAGTGGCACTACTAAcagtggtggcggcggcggcggcgaaagcaacagcaccagcacgaACGCACCTGCGGACAATAGTGCAGCGAGTGCTGGTGCCGCCGTGCCGCCATCGCCAACACTGCGGAAGGCGGAACCGGCCACAACGACCACCACCGGTGTCACGGCCGAACGAAGGCCCTCGTGGCGGTTGAAGGTGGACGGTGGCAGCAAG TTCAAACTGGAAGATGCGTCCACACCGAATGCCGCCACACAGTCATCGTCGGTAGCGAGCGGCGGTTCCGTGTACGAACCGTCCGGCCCGGCTAATCAGGCACCAGAGCACGGTTTGACTACTACTAAGCTCACCTCCTCGTCGGCCCTGGCCCAACGAAGGGCGCATCAGCAGAATGGTGACAGCAGCAGTACCGCCACCACCGGGACGACCTCCTCCAGTGTTGCCAGCTCGCGGCCCCTATCGGCACCGGCGTCCGGGCTTGCCGCCGGCGAGCAGTACAACCGTGTGCCGGGCAGCGCCGCCACTGCGGCCGGTGAGCAGCAGACCGGTGCTGCCGCCACGGACCCCAACAGTCCGCTGCACCATCTCCGGCGGCCACCGAAGTCGGCGGGCGAAGAGAACAAGGAGAACGACAAGGAGAACGATAGCCGCAGCACGGCCCAAGCCACGCAGGCGGTCATACAGCGGCGCCGGCGTCAGAAGCGTCGTTCGACCGGCGTCGTTTCCGTCGGCATGGAG GATCTTGATCCCGATCGGCAAGATTCTCCGGTCGATGGTGATGAAAAAGAG ACTGGCTCGGAACGGGGTCGCTCGCGCGTCGGTTCGACGGCCTCCGAGCTGGACACGGCAAACCagccgcaggactccacacgaGAAAATGGCGGAGACTGCATCGATTACAAAGCTCTCTATGAACAGGAAAA GGTCGATAATGATAAGCTTAAGATGGCTCTACGGAAGAAAGATGAGGAGGTGGTAACGCTAAAGGCCGCGCTTGATCGATTTACTACAGCG accACCAAAAACAACTCACTGTCGGAGCTGGAGAAACGCGAACGGCGCGCCATGGAGCGGAAGATGTCCGAGATGGAGGAAGAGTTGAAG
- the LOC1277253 gene encoding protein phosphatase 1 regulatory subunit 12A isoform X17 codes for MSLDNRNTSAQYKRAEQLKRWEESEMNKKLSGAPKSPSSRRIKFSSGCIFLAACVAGDKEEVEWLLKNGADIDTANVDGLTALHQACIDDNLDMVEFLVQKGADVNRKDNEGWTPLHATASCGFLSIARYLIENGADLASINSDGELAVDLANSDAMEDLIQHHLDEQGIDCEEARQAEERIMLSDATKWLRTDSPDCDKAHPKTGATAIHVAAAKGYIGVLKLLLEGRGDIDRQDVDGWTPLHAAAYWGQKEATQMLLNASADIDVQNYSGQLAIDIAQDDIVPLLKDARKNGKRTKRRPPSHGNRITDNFENSTETPTKVIRVEVKPIDSNKEKEVVSEKENKPTEPDVILRRTQSFESDEKFYQRYAELRARIQANSCPHTILPSTPINTKTSTASNNNNNSSNNNNNNNSTTTTTTATTPASNISSYLVQRSASLKDHRTLRKTTSNLVLGSTTTSPSSATGPASGATTNLVPPAATGTGAANNTTGSTTGSSGAVSPPTSPSGTPTTTPTAGQIRRSFVPPTRDEESETQRKAHAKRVRETRRSTQGVTLDEIKSAEQLVKKKNATGTGNENDTMAPATATATTTTTTTPSSPSSLSSTASPSFTNDRVPAVGSTGDQQQQQQGSNHVTEASAAHDATSGGVGGGSTKVEEIAVAASFTLAAPGSSLDDGGDGGGGGGGGGGHRRHRRSVAGMDEEEEDDSKVTVSYTISAPVRQSSPSPRAVASAVAVSNSKESADPLDGTGAGDVPAVTATFHVPAAASEPMVATSATIRTSSGAAGGVVSNSDSNTTTTTTTTNTSNNNNTSASSNTNHNTAATTYTKRSLFDIDNANSLTLAEKLRHEANKYAIAAVADGDLDSHLVARVPASNSGTTNSGGGGGGESNSTSTNAPADNSAASAGAAVPPSPTLRKAEPATTTTTGVTAERRPSWRLKVDGGSKFKLEDASTPNAATQSSSVASGGSVYEPSGPANQAPEHGLTTTKLTSSSALAQRRAHQQNGDSSSTATTGTTSSSVASSRPLSAPASGLAAGEQYNRVPGSAATAAGEQQTGAAATDPNSPLHHLRRPPKSAGEENKENDKENDSRSTAQATQAVIQRRRRQKRRSTGVVSVGMEDLDPDRQDSPVDGDEKETGSERGRSRVGSTASELDTANQPQDSTRENGGDCIDYKALYEQEKVDNDKLKMALRKKDEEVVTLKAALDRFTTATTKNNSLSELEKRERRAMERKMSEMEEELKLLQKYKTENERLRAENRALTRVVSKLTTSAQNQIHASKQ; via the exons GCGTGCATCGATGACAATCTGGACATGGTGGAGTTTCTCGTACAGAAAGGTGCCGACGTCAACCGGAAGGACAACGAAGGCTGGACACCGTTGCATGCCACAGCATCATGCGG CTTTCTTAGTATAGCACGCTATCTGATAGAGAACGGTGCCGACCTGGCGTCGATCAACAGCGATGGCGAGCTGGCGGTCGATCTCGCCAACTCGGACGCGATGGAGGACCTGATCCAGCACCACCTGGACGAGCAGGGCATCGACTGCGAGGAGGCGCGCCAGGCGGAGGAGCGCATCATGCTGAGCGACGCGACCAAGTGGCTCCGCACGGACAGCCCGGACTGTGATAAGGCGCACCCGAAGACGGGCGCCACCGCGATACATGTCGCCGCCGCCAAGGGCTACATCGGcgtgctgaagctgctgctcgagGGCCGGGGCGACATCGACCGGCAGGACGTGGACGGCTGGACGCCGCTGCACGCGGCCGCCTACTGGGGCCAGAAGGAAGCCACACAGATGCTGCTGAACGCGAGCGCCGACATCGACGTGCAGAACTACAGCGGCCAGCTGGCGATCGACATTGCCCAGGACGATATCGTGCCTTTGCTGAAGGATGCCCGCAAGAACGGGAAGCGCACGAAGCGCAGACCACCTAGTCACGGAAATAG GATTACGGACAACTTCGAAAATAGTACGGAAACGCCGACCAAGGTGATTCGGGTCGAGGTGAAACCGATTGACAGCAATAAGGAGAAGGAAG TAGTTtcggaaaaggaaaataaaccaACCGAACCGGATGTGATACTGAGGAGAACCCAGAGCTTCGAGAGTGACGAAAA GTTCTACCAGCGGTATGCCGAGCTGCGAGCACGAATACAGGCTAACTCATGCCCCCACACGATCCTACCATCGACGCCTATTAACACTAAAACCAGTACCGcctcgaacaacaacaacaacagcagcaacaacaacaacaataacaatagtactaccactaccactacggCGACGACGCCTGCATCGAACATTTCGTCGTATCTGGTGCAGCGGTCCGCCTCACTGAAGGATCATCGGACACTAAG gaaAACAACAAGCAATTTGGTCCTGGGAAGCACGACCACATCACCGTCATCGGCGACCGGACCGGCGTCCGGCGCAACCACCAACCTCGTGCCTCCAGCAGCAACCGGTACGGGTGCAGCGAACAACACAACGGGCAGCACCACGGGCAGCTCCGGTGCCGTCTCGCCACCGACCAGTCCGTCCGGAACGCCGACGACAACGCCCACTGCCGGACAGATCAGAAG ATCATTTGTACCACCGACGCGGGACGAAGAGAGCGAAACGCAACGCAAGGCCCATGCCAAGCGCGTCCGGGAGACGCGCCGCTCGACCCAGGGCGTCACGCTGGACGAGATCAAGAGTGCCGAGCAGCTGGTCAAGAAGAAGAACGCTACCGGAACGGGCAACGAA AACGACACAATGGCACCCGCGACTGcgacagcaacgacaacaaccaCGACAacgccatcatcaccatcctcATTATCATCCACTGCATCACCCTCATTTACCAACGATCGTGTGCCGGCGGTCGGCAGCACTggcgaccagcagcagcagcagcaaggcaGCAATCACGTAACGGAAGCATCCGCAGCACATGATGCGACCAGCGGCGGCGTTGGTGGTGGGTCGACGAAGGTGGAAGAAATCGCCGTGGCGGCTAGTTTCACGCTAGCCGCACCGGGATCGTCACTCGATGACGGTGGCGACGGTGGCggaggtggtggaggaggaggaggccaCCGAAGGCACCGTCGCAGTGTGGCCGGcatggacgaggaggaggaggatgacaGCAAGGTGACGGTGTCGTATACGATCAGTGCCCCGGTACGGCAGAGCTCGCCCAGCCCGAGGGCGGTGGCGTCGGCGGTGGCAGTGAGCAACTCCAAAGAAAGTGCCGATCCACTGGATGGAACCGGCGCTGGCGATGTTCCTGCCGTAACGGCAACGTTCCacgtgccagcagccgcgagCGAGCCGATGGTGGCGACCTCGGCCACCATCCGAACGTCGTCCGGCGCAGCGGGTGGTGTCGTGAGTAATAGTGATAGtaataccaccaccaccaccaccaccaccaacacctccaacaacaacaacaccagtgCATCCTCTAATACCAACCACAACACAGCCGCCACCACCTACACTAAACGTTCACTGTTCGATATCGATAACGCGAACTCACTAACACTGGCCGAGAAGCTGCGCCACGAGGCGAACAAGTACGCGATCGCGGCCGTGGCGGACGGCGACCTGGACAGCCACCTGGTGGCCCGGGTCCCCGCCAGCAACAGTGGCACTACTAAcagtggtggcggcggcggcggcgaaagcaacagcaccagcacgaACGCACCTGCGGACAATAGTGCAGCGAGTGCTGGTGCCGCCGTGCCGCCATCGCCAACACTGCGGAAGGCGGAACCGGCCACAACGACCACCACCGGTGTCACGGCCGAACGAAGGCCCTCGTGGCGGTTGAAGGTGGACGGTGGCAGCAAG TTCAAACTGGAAGATGCGTCCACACCGAATGCCGCCACACAGTCATCGTCGGTAGCGAGCGGCGGTTCCGTGTACGAACCGTCCGGCCCGGCTAATCAGGCACCAGAGCACGGTTTGACTACTACTAAGCTCACCTCCTCGTCGGCCCTGGCCCAACGAAGGGCGCATCAGCAGAATGGTGACAGCAGCAGTACCGCCACCACCGGGACGACCTCCTCCAGTGTTGCCAGCTCGCGGCCCCTATCGGCACCGGCGTCCGGGCTTGCCGCCGGCGAGCAGTACAACCGTGTGCCGGGCAGCGCCGCCACTGCGGCCGGTGAGCAGCAGACCGGTGCTGCCGCCACGGACCCCAACAGTCCGCTGCACCATCTCCGGCGGCCACCGAAGTCGGCGGGCGAAGAGAACAAGGAGAACGACAAGGAGAACGATAGCCGCAGCACGGCCCAAGCCACGCAGGCGGTCATACAGCGGCGCCGGCGTCAGAAGCGTCGTTCGACCGGCGTCGTTTCCGTCGGCATGGAG GATCTTGATCCCGATCGGCAAGATTCTCCGGTCGATGGTGATGAAAAAGAG ACTGGCTCGGAACGGGGTCGCTCGCGCGTCGGTTCGACGGCCTCCGAGCTGGACACGGCAAACCagccgcaggactccacacgaGAAAATGGCGGAGACTGCATCGATTACAAAGCTCTCTATGAACAGGAAAA GGTCGATAATGATAAGCTTAAGATGGCTCTACGGAAGAAAGATGAGGAGGTGGTAACGCTAAAGGCCGCGCTTGATCGATTTACTACAGCG accACCAAAAACAACTCACTGTCGGAGCTGGAGAAACGCGAACGGCGCGCCATGGAGCGGAAGATGTCCGAGATGGAGGAAGAGTTGAAG CTGTTACAAAAGTATAAAACCGAAAACGAGCGACTGCGGGCAGAAAACCGTGCCCTAACGCGCGTCGT